The genomic interval ATCTACATTTTTCAGTCAAGATGCTTTGATTTAGGCTTTTAGTATCAGCTGACCAAATTGATAGTGAATGTAGACTTGTAAAGTTGCTGTATTCCATTGTTTGACACTGATATCATCATCAGCAATGATTAAGACTTTCTCAGTTAATTACTTGGTTGTTTGGGTcacaagataaaaaataaaaaaatcatttgaaaatcATTCTCCTcccatttcttgttttctccaTAATCCAACTATATAATTTTTGCTGTCATATAGAAACATAATCAAACCAGAAAGTGTTTGCATGTAAGAAGCTTAGATATGatacttttgacttttttgtatTGGATTCTTTTCTTAAAGGCGGATATGTTTTCCCCGTGTGGTTATTTATACATGATGTAAGGCAATCGATACATTCTTAATGAGGGAAGGGCAGTCATATTTAATAAGACAAAGTCAAATGGCTGATTATGTCACAGTCATAAGTTCCCTTTGATTAGTCTGCGTGCTCCTTTTAATTAATATGGTTTACTGTCCTTTTTTAACACTCCAGGAGGGAGCCCTATTATTAAGTAAGTCAACTGAAAGCTGCCTCAATAGACACACAGATTGATATGAGTTCAAATAATGTTCATGTGAGAAACGTTCAGGTTTTATTgcttttggcgccccctgttgaCAAAAAGGTACTCTTAGTGTTCTTTAGTGATCGATTTCAGAACGTGTGTCGGcatgcttctttgtttttttgacaaaaatgtcgtctttcattctttattttaaaagtctaaCATGCGAGTCACAATGCATCTTTAgcttgcaaaaaaatataaaatgctgTTTTGCCAGCCTGCTTTAAAATCTCCTCGAGGGACACCTTATCCCACAGCAGAGGTGACAggttatgaaaataaaaaatcttcttACTGAGGATCTcagggtttttattttgtaggtcaaataaagagatttatttttgtctgtttcatcatcaggaaaaaaaacatccccatAGTTGTAAAGGTCACCCTGAGGGTTGAGTGAGGCCTCTgctactttgttgtttttttcttcagtacAATGTGggaacattttctcaaagtggAAACTTACTGGCATAACTTCTGTTAATTAAGCCTTCGAATGAAAAATGTAACCTTGGCGAAATGACTTTGTAGTTTAGGATAACGAGCGGAAACAGCAAGGTCTGTGTGTTCTCGCCCGTGTGTTTTTGTAAACCAAGGTCAAGAAAATCCACATAGATGGAGACTTATCTAACCTCGAGcggtctcctcctcctccactagGACGGACCTTCTTTTTGCTTCTCTCTTCAGAAGACTCATTTTTAAATGCTGGATGTTTCTTCTCCTATAACAGCACAACGACAACACttaaaagtttgtgtgtttacttatCACATGAAGCGCGCACATCCAATCCTGTAGGGGGCGATAACACAGCAAATAGCGAGTTAATAGTCGCAGTCGAAGAAGAAAACCCGGAAGTCAGgcggatgttttgtttttgaagcagTCGGCTTCAAAATGAGCTACAACGTTGGAAATTAGTCCCTAAAACATTGAGGTAAAGTAACGTTTTAAAGTAACTTTAGCTTAAGTTTTGTACCATGTTTTGTTGTCGTTTCACCTTGGAATTGAGATTAGTGGATGTTTCTAAAATAGTTCACATATTTGTGTAATTACACcgtgaaaactgttttttttacgtgTTGGGGGTACAAACTAATTAGTGACACAGTAGTTAACGCTACTCTATCCCGTCTTACATCCGGGGCCttcatttagaaaacaaacattccCTGTTAGTTATAGGGAAAAGATTTTCTTTATATGTCAACAATTTCATGAGATGTGTGATGGAggaatattttaataaaaaatgtttttgtttgttctgtaagGGATTCTGTATCTTCACTGCTctgcaaaaatatattttataagaTGTCAAAGAAGTCAAAGAAGAGAAAGTGCAAAAGGTTGTCTTCATCTTCAAGTGAAGAAGACGAGAAGGTGAGGTTCTGTTTGGATACATGTTTATTAATCCTCTTTTTAATGTAAAGACTAATCAGAGTGCTGCATTTAACTCACAGGATAAATGTCAGTATTGtcttataaatgtatttatttggagTGTTTAATAAACTAGTATTTGACCAGGATTATAAAGGATTATAAAGGATTATAAAGGTGACAGGATTATAAAGGTGACTGCTATAACAGTAAATAGTAAAGCAAACtgcctgcacacacatttacataatcTCAGACTTGCAACTAACTAtgaataagataaaataagataatcctttatttatcccacaacggggaaatttacagtgttacagcagcaaagattgcaaacagaaagtgacacagtacaatttaaataaaaaaataaaaataaaattaagaatgtactaaaaatagattaaaaaaaaataaaaataaaaataaaaataaatacaaataaaaatgaaaaataaaataacccaATATAACCcaaggattattttttaaatcaatccacaaacatatctatttatatctatttatagatagatactaaaaatagatttaaaaaaataaataataataataataataacccaaggattattttttaaatcaatccacAACCATTTTCTTAATAAAAtctcagaaaatgttaaatatggCTCTAACAATTTCCCAAAGCCTAAAGTGACATTTTcatatggctttttttttttcaggcaacTTTGCAAAAACTATTCTGCAATATTTACCAAAACAAATAATTCCAAAATCAAAACTACTTATAAGTATAAAAGGCCACCGTTACCATCCATACTTTACTCTGGTAATTAATGGTTTTATCATCCACATACTACAAGATGTTCAACAAAGAGATTCATTTTTCCCATTTTCTTCTAGAAATCCAAGAGACGAGATGCTACCAGAGATTACTCGAGGGCCGAGAAGAAGCATCGTGTAAAGACTCAGGAAAGGTTAGATacagtgtgatgttttttttattgcatatactgtatatatagttgatttttatcatcatttggtttaatttaaaaaaaaaaattctgactGTGATTTTATGTCTGTACTTCAACATGTAGCAGtgcagaaaaaagggaaaaaagtgCCTCTGCTGCCGTTAAAGATATCTCCCAAAGCACTCGTCTGATTAAAAAGCCTGTCTTCAGGCTGAGGGAAACTCATGCAACTGACAAGAAACCTGCTAATAAGGAAGAGGAGcgcagaaaaacaaaacgtgtCACTGTGTCTCCCCGTAGGGAACATCGCTCTAGTAAAGCAAAACATGAGACTTCAGGGAAAGTTAAGACCGCCAGTGGGAGTAAGACTGTGGAAAGGGGAACCGCAAAACCCTTGAACACCAACAAGGCAGACGCCGCTcctcagagagcagagaagacATCTAAAGGCAGCCCAGATGAAACGTCTTCCCAGAGGCgcaaagacaaattaaaaaaggagcTAACGAGTCCCAGTTCGGTGTCTGATGAGCACAAAAAACACGTCAAATATGCTCTGAAGAGGAAGCACACAGCTGAAGAACCACCACCAAGGACGGCGGATGACGGAAACAGTATCAAAGAGGGGGAACCGAGCAAGTCCTCCCACACGTCCAGTGGTTGtgaaaatcagaagaaaatggaGCTGTTTGAGGAGATGTGTCAGAGGCATagtgaaaagaagttaaaggcCAAAACAAGCCTGTGTGCTGCAGCTAAACCTTCCTCTGCTTCAACCAAAGAGCCATCGTCCACCTCAGCCGATCATACTACCTCAGTTAGTAGCTCCAAAGTGGGGGGAAATGCCGCGTCGATCAAAGGGACTTTCACAACAGTGTCTTTTCAGAAAGTTGAGCCGTCATCTATTCAGAGACAAAAATCCACTCTTGCACTACTCAAGTTTAAGATTCCAAAAAAGGTTCAACCAAGGCCAGCACACAGCACTGTTGATAATAATGTAACTTCTCCTGCcgacaaaaatataaaaaatgtgtctgagcCTCTGAACTCTGAGGCCTCGGTGAGCAAACCAGAGCAGGAAACTACTGTGCGAGAAACGGCTCCCAGCCGTGTGACCGCTCCTCCGAGTGTCTCATCTGAAGGACAAGATAAGAGGCCTTCATCGTCAGGCCAACCTCCGGCTACGTTTGATACCGTCACTGAGCCATGGTGTAATCAGGTGATCAACGTCTTCATTACAAACAAGTCTgtgtatttgttatatttttattattatacattCTGTTGGCTAAAtgatgatgtttaaaaatgtgttggtttTCCATGTTGGAGCAGGTGGCTGAGGAGCTTCACCTCGCTCGCTCTGAGAAGAGATTGGAGGTGAATGTGATGCAGAGCTATGGGGAGCTCACCTGTATGGAAATAGACCCTCCAGAAGAAGTTGCAGAATCTCACTGTAAGTTTTCAAATTCTGTAGACTCTTAGTATTAGTAGTTGTGGTGATCATTTATTTcggtcaaaagaaaaaacatttcgaccgaaaaggtgtaggctgaagcttatTACACCTGCCCttgttacaaatcttattatttaattatttaagacactacaAGTTTggttccaaaaaacaaaacatatcagaacaaaatttctttcaagaatttctttcaaaacaaaacaaatgaaacaaacaaactcttcaTATACATAATACATAAAAAAGGCAATACCTGCACATTAATCATAATTTACCACAGGCTAGCTGCTTGATTCAGTAAACGTTTGGTTTTTATATAGTATCTGTGTCTCACATGAAAGTAGATTATTGCAGTTGTTTGCTTTATCGTCTTCTTGGTACAGCGACTAAATTATTTCACTCCTTGGATACATCTTTGTTCTGAGAGTCTAATAAATAATTCCcccatatcaatcaatcaatcaaactttatttatatagcacctttcagacaaatgaaattgcagttcaaagtgctttacaagagtgcagaaaagttattgatgaaaaagtagtttataaaatcactgagagactaatgcacaccaataagaatttaaaaaaaaaatactgtatataaaaaataaaatacgaaacataaaatcaataagatataaaaattaatacataggagaagaatatttaaaattgtagtgggataaaaaagacaatacaataatgttaagatttgaatttatataaaagccagactgaataaatgagttttaagactgcctTTATAAATCTCAATATTCTCAGCTCTCATATAATGACTACGACTGAAATGCTCAACTTAAACATTTCTCACTGTTTTTCTGAGATCAGGTAATCTCATATAGATCAGGAATGTCCCCCATTCTGGAAAGTGTGATcgtgttaaagttaaagagcaATCCCCCCCCCACAGAGGATTATagagacattaaaacaaacttttaatcACTTAACAACGTCATCATTTAAATCAGTTTGACAAAATGAATTAAAGCCGTGCACAGTTTGATTAATTATATTCAGGCATTACTCATAATTcatgaacttttctttttccaggtAAACAACCCCTGCAGCAGGACCTGTTCCTTGTTTTGGACACCAACATTCTCATCAGTCACTTGGACTATGTGAAAAAGATCAGATCTCACGGCCTTGAAGGTatgtttaaagatttaaattaTTGATGTTCCTTTTAGGATGACTTCTGGCTATTGCACGTGTAACTTGATGAAGACTTTTGTCTTCATAGGAGGTTCTGAGTTTGTTGGAACTCATTTTCTTTGCGTCATTTTTGCTCTCAAGCCTTGCCCTTACATTTTATTAGAAATATTCAAGAGCTTTGTTGAGAACAGGAAGAACTCTAATCCTTTGCTGTAAAGAATGTTTTGAGTCCTTAACACACTTGATGAGCAGGGTTTTATCTAGTTAATAATAAGGCAGAGAAAAGACAATGTAAACATGCAAATGCACTTAAAgacatcattttatttcaaataaaacgaGTTGTAAATGACATTAGAATCAGggaattttatttgaaaaatatttctgaAGAAAGTTTCCACATTTAGTGCATTTTTCCTCCATCATAAAATGAACTTTCTGTTATGAAACACACATTCCTCCCTTCTGTTCTCTAAGCCCTCGGCTTTCCTGTAGTCCTGATCCCCTGGGTGGTGCTTCAGGAGCTGGATTCCCTAAAAAGGGGGAACGGTCTGTCAGGTTCTGTGGCTCACCGGGCCACCCCCGCCATCTCGTACATTTGCAACTCTTTGAAGAGCCGTGAACCCGGACTCTGGGGACAGTCTATGCAGCAGGCCGCTGCGAGCAGCAgtgagtttttgttgttgttgcattgaAAGTACAATGAATGAACTAAACCTAAAGGTACTCTTAGGGGGTTGGGGTGTTTGATTTCTCTATAATATATTCATGAGGCCTGATCAGATTTGAAAAGGTGACTGTTGTTCTCAGTCTCTTTGGTTACAAAACAGCAGCATtcacatcacaaaaaaacacttaaaaaaagctttctgcattttctcagtagaataaaaaagaaaatttctAACATTTTATCATTATTAGAAATTGTAGAAATTaaaaattatgtattttttggTAATTATCTCttacattcatattttaatttgtCTAATCATTACATAAAATGTCCTTCAAGTAAATAAAAGTGCTTTTTTCCCAGATGAATTCAAACACTCACACTAATGCTGATAAGAGTGTGGCACCGGTTCACAGGTTTCCCAAGGACACTCACATGTGTGCGCAGTGACAAACGAGGACAGAAACACTAGGTGGCACTGACACAAAGTCGGACCTCAACATTTCATCATCGTAGCTTGATGTGTTTTGCACTTTAAGGGCAGCATAAGGTTACACACTTCTAAGTGGTGTATAATATTGATCACACATTCTGTTTTCCCTTCTGGTGTTTTTACTTAAAAGAGACGGGCGATAAAGGAGAttaacatttttcattattaacAATTCATGAGCATactttagtttttaattttttgagaGAGACCTTCTATCTTTcagcatcttgtttttttgttttcatctatgatttttccttctgtgtttaaaacaaaagagtCCGGCATGTGAAGTTGCTTACTTTGAGCTCTTGGTGTCAAGAATGAAACATGTCCCCTTTATTTGTCCCTATGTGAACTCTcatgtttctcttcctctttgcaCCTACTTGTCCCCAGATGATCTGAATGCCGAGAATAATGACGACAGAGTGCTGCAGTGCTGCCTGCAATACCAGACTCTGTACCCAGAGTGTGCTCTCATCTTATGCACGTGAGTCCTcttccccccccaccctcctccatGTCCCACTCACTCtattcagctgctgctgctgcagagtgttGTGTCCTCTAAAATGCACATGCATGTGACTGGGAGTGGGTCCAGCCAGATAGTTCCAGCTgggatgagagaaagagagggccAGACAGAGAAACTGTACAAGAATAGAAATGCTGAGTCGGGAATTTTTTTAGTTAACTTGGCTTACATTGTGCATTTTATTGTttcacataattttttttcctttgaccTATTTGTTTTAGCCCAGATGTTTTTTATCATTAAGTAAAAGGACAAATCACTTCATTAGACAATGCATTATTGTTGTTTAGGGACATGGTAAGGTAATTCTGGATTCAGATAACCTCCatgtgttttaattgttttgttatatCTTGTGTCTTCTCCAGTAATGATAAGAACCTGTGCAGTAAAGCCATCCTGAGTGGGGTTAAGGCCCTCAGCAAGACTGATTTGGAGCAAGAGGTTGTAAGAACCAGACATGGCTTTAATCCTCTGCAAAACATTAAGACCTCCTCGTTGCCTCGGATCAGCCCTCAGGTCTCATCGACGATTCTGAACAGGAGCTTTACAGTCCAGCCTCCCGGGCGAGAGAGAGCAGAGCTTTCTGTAGAGCTCGTAGAAAAAGGTGAGCCGAGGATTCTGCttgaaaaacaggaaattactTGGCATATTCCACGATAGTCTAATAATTAACAGCAC from Labrus mixtus chromosome 3, fLabMix1.1, whole genome shotgun sequence carries:
- the swt1 gene encoding transcriptional protein SWT1 isoform X1 — encoded protein: MSKKSKKRKCKRLSSSSSEEDEKKSKRRDATRDYSRAEKKHRVKTQESSAEKREKSASAAVKDISQSTRLIKKPVFRLRETHATDKKPANKEEERRKTKRVTVSPRREHRSSKAKHETSGKVKTASGSKTVERGTAKPLNTNKADAAPQRAEKTSKGSPDETSSQRRKDKLKKELTSPSSVSDEHKKHVKYALKRKHTAEEPPPRTADDGNSIKEGEPSKSSHTSSGCENQKKMELFEEMCQRHSEKKLKAKTSLCAAAKPSSASTKEPSSTSADHTTSVSSSKVGGNAASIKGTFTTVSFQKVEPSSIQRQKSTLALLKFKIPKKVQPRPAHSTVDNNVTSPADKNIKNVSEPLNSEASVSKPEQETTVRETAPSRVTAPPSVSSEGQDKRPSSSGQPPATFDTVTEPWCNQVAEELHLARSEKRLEVNVMQSYGELTCMEIDPPEEVAESHCKQPLQQDLFLVLDTNILISHLDYVKKIRSHGLEALGFPVVLIPWVVLQELDSLKRGNGLSGSVAHRATPAISYICNSLKSREPGLWGQSMQQAAASSNDLNAENNDDRVLQCCLQYQTLYPECALILCTNDKNLCSKAILSGVKALSKTDLEQEVVRTRHGFNPLQNIKTSSLPRISPQVSSTILNRSFTVQPPGRERAELSVELVEKDYKEERDKEGAEWGPTCVSALEDCLRAVLSEVLEVEMKAAFDDIWLEIVYVKPPWTLQDVLLCLKKHWIAVFGQIVPRRLLQTVQNLINFFKSGTTVNCTATKAALQEAKELVKAFGKSSNRVPGAISELDNLFNKLQPQISEKQIYSGESPAEDVVMNDDDEEKQPTPAQVSHQEVWALFESIWDKVFQTSLEVFKALGFDPQTMQRAQQAGGPPPPQDALVCLHKLSSVVSQLLQGFSSILSSEEALTLLSIIHSIEIVEVDSSLTAQHLHDCFSQQDYREKLRTGGNLLMELKGALDQCVWTFTSRS
- the swt1 gene encoding transcriptional protein SWT1 isoform X2 translates to MSKKSKKRKCKRLSSSSSEEDEKKSKRRDATRDYSRAEKKHRVKTQEREHRSSKAKHETSGKVKTASGSKTVERGTAKPLNTNKADAAPQRAEKTSKGSPDETSSQRRKDKLKKELTSPSSVSDEHKKHVKYALKRKHTAEEPPPRTADDGNSIKEGEPSKSSHTSSGCENQKKMELFEEMCQRHSEKKLKAKTSLCAAAKPSSASTKEPSSTSADHTTSVSSSKVGGNAASIKGTFTTVSFQKVEPSSIQRQKSTLALLKFKIPKKVQPRPAHSTVDNNVTSPADKNIKNVSEPLNSEASVSKPEQETTVRETAPSRVTAPPSVSSEGQDKRPSSSGQPPATFDTVTEPWCNQVAEELHLARSEKRLEVNVMQSYGELTCMEIDPPEEVAESHCKQPLQQDLFLVLDTNILISHLDYVKKIRSHGLEALGFPVVLIPWVVLQELDSLKRGNGLSGSVAHRATPAISYICNSLKSREPGLWGQSMQQAAASSNDLNAENNDDRVLQCCLQYQTLYPECALILCTNDKNLCSKAILSGVKALSKTDLEQEVVRTRHGFNPLQNIKTSSLPRISPQVSSTILNRSFTVQPPGRERAELSVELVEKDYKEERDKEGAEWGPTCVSALEDCLRAVLSEVLEVEMKAAFDDIWLEIVYVKPPWTLQDVLLCLKKHWIAVFGQIVPRRLLQTVQNLINFFKSGTTVNCTATKAALQEAKELVKAFGKSSNRVPGAISELDNLFNKLQPQISEKQIYSGESPAEDVVMNDDDEEKQPTPAQVSHQEVWALFESIWDKVFQTSLEVFKALGFDPQTMQRAQQAGGPPPPQDALVCLHKLSSVVSQLLQGFSSILSSEEALTLLSIIHSIEIVEVDSSLTAQHLHDCFSQQDYREKLRTGGNLLMELKGALDQCVWTFTSRS